In Nitrospirota bacterium, the genomic window CACGGGCCCCGTGGCGTTCGACAACGGTACCACCGAACCCCTGCGATAGGATCGTACAGGTAGGGTTGCAGGGCCGTCATGCACTCTCAGGACAGGCGAAGTAAAAGGCCTGTTCGCGCATTGATCGATTCTCTGGCAGGCTGTTCTGCAGTCTGCCAGAGAATGCGATTGTCGGGCATGATCACGACAAAAGGCATGCGGAGTGAATAAACGCGTTCCATCCCCTTTCTTCCCCGAGGCCTCAGGGTCTTCGCGACCGGTGTCGGTGTGGAGAAGATCATGAGGCAGTCCATCGGCATTCCGGTTCCCTGTTCCTGCAAAGTCCTCGTGCGGCCGTTGTCTTTCCTGGTTCCACCTCCCGGTTTCGGTTGTGACGGCATTAAAGATATCCGGAGAAATGCCGATACGATATCAGCGGGAGGTCGGCATGGTAAAGGTATACGGTATTTTCCAGATCACCGGATCCGGGGAATGGAAGCTGAGCATCGAAGTACACCAGGACGGGCGCCTCGCAGGTTTTGTGGAGCGTGTAAGAACGCGGTCTGGTAAGTGCATCCGGACGCGGAATCTGCAGGGCGAGGTCATGGAAGGCGAATGTCTCGCGTGGCTGTCGAAACAGACTGCGTGATGGATTTATCGGGGTCCCGGCAGCGTTTTTCCGGCTGAGGGGCAGTAACTGCGGCGTTCTACCGCGCTTGAACCGCGGTCTGCACCGTCATTTCTTTCCCGTTCCTCGTAAAGCTGATCGATAACTTCTCACCGGGTTTTGCTCTCTTCAAGGCGTCAGAGAAATCCTTCAGATCATTCACCGCCTGCGAGTCGATGCCCGTGATGACATCGCCCTCCCGCATTCCCGCAAGCGCCGATGGAGATCCTTCGGCCACACCCGACAGCCTGACTCCCTTGCCGTGAAAAGAAAAATCCGGGATCGTCCCGAGGCTCACCTTGCGCTCGGTCTTCGGTCCTGCCGGTGGTGCTTCCCCGGGCTTCAGCGTCGAAGTCAAAGGCGCTTCGCGTCCTGAAAGATATTCGACGACCTCTTTGGTCACCGATGCCGCCTTGACGAGTCCGGCGGAATCGATCGTGTCGATCGTATCCGATGGACGATGATAGTCGAGGTGAGGCCCTGAAAAGAGCTGGACAGCGGGCACGCCCGCTTCCTGGAAGCTCATCTGATCGCTCGAGTCGAGATTTTCCGAGACCATATCGATCTCGACGCCGGTCACGAACCACGCGCCCCGGAAGATGTGCACCCACTCCTTCGCCGAGCTTCCGCCGAGCACGAGCAGTTTCTTCCTGCCGAGCCTGCCCACGGTATCGAGGTTCACCATGCCGATGCAGTTCGAGACAGGATAGGCGCGCCCGTACTTGATGTAATAGTTCGACCCGAGCTTGCCTTCCTCCTCGCCGGTGAACGCCGCAAAGACGATGTTCCGGTCGGGTTTCAGGGTTTCCTTCAGCACCCGCGCAAGCTCCAGCAGCACGGCCACGCCGCTGGCATTGTCATCCGCGCCGGGATGGATCCTGCCCCGGTCCTCGGTCCGGCCGATGTTCATTCCCATTCCCAGGTGATCATAGTGCGCTCCGATGACGACGCTCTGGCTGCTGAATTTCCGGTTCATTCCGCGGATGACGCCGATCACGTTCTTCATCACGATCCCGCGTGAAGGGTCTTTCCAGGCCTGGAAAAAACTTCCGTCATCACCACCCGGCAGCAGCCCCGCCTGCTTGAACTGTAGAGCGAGGTATCCGGCGGCCCTGTCGATCTCCGGCGTGCCGATCTCCCTGCCCTTGAGCATTTCGCCCGCCAGGAGCCTGATCGTTTCCATCATCCGTTCTTCCGAATAGACCGGCGGCAGCGAAGCCAAAGCCTCACGCGGGGCGAGCCTAGCCATCTCGACATGCTTGGCATCCAGGAAGGCGGTGAGCGGAGAATCGACAACGGGCCAGCGGCCTTTTGCGACATTCGCGGGCTCGTCGCCTTCGAAGGCGAGATAGCTGTACTTGTGATAGTGGGGGAGCTTCCGGCCGAGACCGGGGAGCGGTTCCGGCCGGTCAGCGGCGATGAACAGCAGACCCGCGTCCCTGTTCCCGGGATTCCGGGCGGTAAGAACCACGGAGTGGTTCATCTTCGCGATCGCGGTCCTGTTGATCCTGATGGCCTTGGCCCCGAACGAGACCTCGTACTCCTTCCACGCGGGCTCCAGGCCTTGCAGGAACCTGTTCTCCCATCCCAGGACAGCCACTGCCCGGTCGATCGGCAGTTTCGAGACCTCACTGTCGAGCTTCACGTCGACCGCATCAGGGCCCGCGTCAGCAAGGTCCTGCGCAAATGCCCGGTATGCATCGAGCATCTTTTTGCCCGCGATTGCAGGCAGAATGACGAGCATCTTCTTCGCCCCCAGCGGCTGGGTGATAGCAGGAGGGACCTCGCCGCGGTCGAGCCTGCGGAACAGGTCGAACTCGGGGTCGATGTCGAGCCGGAGCGCGCGTGACGGGACAGCCAGCTCGAACTCCCTCTCGCCCTCGTTCATTTCCACGACAGTCTGGTACGCCTGTTCCGCGTGCTCCAGCGTCACGGCAACGGGAATATGCATGCGGTAGGGTCTTCCCTGCTGGACCTGCCTCATCCGGAATGCGATTATCGAGCCGTTGCCATCCTTCGATCCCTGTCCGTTGCTCCTTGGCCGTACGTTCTCCAATCGTATCTCCGGCGCCCCGGTCTTCGTTATCCATTGGTCGAATTCCGCCTTGAGATCTCTACCCGAGGAGGCAGAGAAGCTTTTATCGATATCAGCGAAGGTGGCGTAATGGAATTTGTAGTCCCGGTAAAAATCGCGAAGGCCCTTGATGAAGGCCTTGTCTCCCAGCTCGAGCCTGAGCATATGGAAGAACATGAGCGCCTTGCCGTATCCCACCGCCTCCGTCGAGGGGCTGTGACGCGCCGTGAACCGGGTAAGCGGGAAGTCGCGTCCGCTCGAGACGTAATCCGCGTATTTCTGGAGCGTGGTCAGGCGGTAGTCCGCTCCCTGGCCCTGCTGCTCCTTCAGCAGATGGTCGGCGAGGTAGGCGGTGATCCCCTCCGACCAGTTGCCCTTCTCGTACACCGGGTACACGCTGTTGCCCCACCAGTTGTGCAGGATCTCGTGGGGATAGGAGGTGTTGATGATAAAAGGCAGCCGGAGCACGGTGGGGCCGAGAAGGGTGAAGGACGGCATGCCGAAGCCGGTCTCCCAGAAGTTCTCGACGAGCGCGAACTTGGCGTAGGGATAGGGTCCGATCAGCCTGTCGTACATCGCGATGTACTGCATCGTGGCGTCCAGGTACCTGGACGCGAGACCCTCGTCGGGTGTGCGGAGATAGACCATGGCCGTGAGCTTGCCCTTTGTCTTCTCATACGTCTTGAACCGGGAAGCGATAAGATAGATTTCGTTCTGCGGCTCCGGCGAATCCCATTCAACGCTTTCGCCGGTTTTCATCCTGTCCCGGAGCCTGCGGCCGCCCTGGCTGACCGCGTCCCATTCAACGGGCAGGACGATCGTGAGGGTAAAAGTGAAAAAATCGGTTTCGAGCAGGGGATACCATGCCGAGCTTGCGGCAAGGTACACGCCCTCCCCGGCGATACTGCCCGGCGTCTGGTCGAACCCCCGGGCCTGGTTCTGGCTCGCGATGAGGGGATGGTAGATGCTTCCGGAATAGGCGACGGTGAACGTGTTTGCCCCCCGGGGCAGCGTGACGAGGAACACTTCGAGAGGCGCGTCCGCATCCTGTCGGGCTTTCTTCCGGATGTGCACACCGGGATCAGGGGATGACGGATTGAGTCCCGCGTGCAGGGCAAAGGTGAATTCCCGCGGGAAGTCCCCGGGCACCGTGATCGTGTCGGAGGCGCTCAGCTTGTGGCGTCCGGGATCGAGTGACACCGTGAGCGTATGATGAGGCAGTCCGGCAGCGTGAAGGACGAGGGGATGCCAGGCGAGGAGCAGGACAATGGCGAGCATGAACAGCGGGCGCGGGAGGCTGTTCTGCCTGAGCCTGAGGACGTATCCGGCGCGTTCGGTCAAGCAGCGGGAATCAGGCGTCGAACAGCATCGAGAAGGGCGGCCATTGGGCGTCCGAGGCATCACTGTTTTCTCCTTATCGTGATAGAATGATTTTATTATACCCGCGAAATGTGTTCATATCAATCGCACCGGTCTCATCTCCTGTCGTTATGAATTTTGAGTCGCCGAAAAGACCGCCAACCGGTTTCAGCAACATGGTATCATAGGAACACGCGGCCTCGGCAGCGAAGAGAGCGCGGGGATTGAGTTCATCGGGCTGTGACGGCTGAAGCAGAACAGGGAGGGAACATGATCCGCTATACCGGTGTGAACCACCTAGCCCTGGCCACGGGGAACATGGATGAGACCATCCGGTTCTGGAGGGACCTGCTCGGCATGAGGCTCATTGCCGGCCTCGGCAAGCCCGGCTACCGCCAGTACTTCCTCCAGGTCTCGGACCACGACATGATCGCTTTTTTCGAATGGCCCGGCGTGAGCCCTGTCGAAGAGAAGGAGCACGGGCGTCCGGTGAAGGGGCCCTTTGCCTTCGACCACGTTGCCTTCGGCGTGCAGGACGAGGACGAACTCTGGAAACTGAAGGAGCGGTTCGAGGCCGCCGGGATATGGGTCTCCGAGGTCATCGACCACGGGTTCATTCACTCGATCTATTCCTTTGACCCCAACGGCATTCCCGTGGAGTTCAGCTATTATGTCCCCGGCACCGATGTGCGGAAGAGCCCTCTCATGGCGGACCGGGAGCCAACGCTCCTGGCAAGGGAGGGCGCCGAGCCGCGGTTCGACCGGTGGCCTGCCGCTGCAGCGCCGACGCCGAGAGAGAAGCGCAGGATCTACCCCGGCGCGGGAAGCGAGCTGTTCCACGGGAAAAAGACAAACGCATGAACATGCTTGTCCCCGTCCGAACGGGTTCGAGTCCGGGATCGAACCTGGGCGAGGACCTGTATCCCGCGACTTGCAATCCCCCGGCTCCTGCCGGAGATAATGCGTCGTAGTCCGCACCCTGCACTCGCGCTTATCACACTCGTCAACTCTGGGTGCAGACGGGAAATCGTATTCTTAAAGCGAGCCCCGGGGACTCCTCTGATCTGAAACAGTTTCTCTCTCGGGTATCACACAACAAAGGCGGGGAGGGCCCCCGCCTTTGTTATTGAATCCCGCGACTTGCAATCCCCCGGCTCTTGCCAGGGGTAATGCGTCGTAGTCCGCGGGAGGTCGCGTTCTTAAAGGGAGCCACCGGCTCCTGCCGGTGGGGGCTCCACTCATTTTGTCGATGAGCTATTTGATCACTCCGCAGGCCACCCTGCCACCGCCGCCTCCGAGGGGCGCCGGCGCGTCCGCGTAATTGTCTCCGCCCGCATGGATCATGATCGAGCGGCCCCTCACGTCAGACAGCTTGAGGCGCGGCGCGACCACGGGAGCCGTCGCCTTGCCGTCCTTGTCCACGACGAGAGCGGGCAAATCGCCGAGATGGCCCTTGCCCATGGGGCCTTCGTGCTTGCCGGACGCCATGGGATCATAGTGTCCGCCGGCCGCGAAACCCGCAGCAGGTTTTCCGTCCTTCATGCCCGGACCGCAGTCCGGTTTGTCGTGCACATGAAAGCCGTGGACTCCCGGTGCCAGGTCCGTGAGGGCAGGGGCCAGCTTGAGGCCCTGAGGCGTGTCGCTCAGGGTGATGGAGCCGATCGTCTTGCCGATGCCCTGATCGGAAATGAGGTTCAGGGGAACCACGGTCTCGTCTGCGAACAGGGCGGGAGCGAGTGCCAGGACCATGCCGAGCGCTGCTGCTGCAATGAACAGTTTCATGGGTAATTCCTCCTTTCGGCGGCAGAGCAATGCCGCGTCATTTTCCAAGTATACCACAGAGAAACTGCTGCTCCGCTGAGTCGGCGGCCGTGATCCTTGTTTTCCAGCCGTCTCGGAATGCTACGGATGAAAAGCATTCAATCCGACGTTTTCGGCATCATGCCGAACTGCCCTCCGGCCGGAGCGACCACCTCGAGCCTGTCTATGCCGTGTTTGCTGAACTCCTCCATATACCGCTCTTCGATTGGTGTTTCCAGGTCGAACCGCTGATCGGCGGGCAGCGTGCTCAGGTTCTCGAATCCGCCGACCTGGCGCGCCACGTCCCGCTCGGTGAAACGAAAGATCAGTTCGTGCCAGAAGGTCTCGTCCGCGTATTCGTCCAGGAACGTGTGGACCAGGGACGGCTCCGGGGAGTCTGAGGCGGGAACATATTTCCCCAGGTCGGCATCATGCACGATCCTGCTGCCCTGTCCCATGGCATCGGCGAGGGCGTAGATCTTCTGGATCACCTTTTCGTGCTCCCTGGTCCGGGCATCGCCGTCCTTGTGATCGGTAAGGACCGCGCTGGCTATGATGATCAGGTCCAGCAAGAGCGCATATTCTTCCCTGGTGATTTCCACGTTCATGAAAGCCTTTCCTGCCGTTGTTCGGCATCAGGGACAAGGACGGGCCGACCGGAGGCGGGCTCGTCCTCCCGGCCGGTCATGCAGCCATTCCATCATGCAGCTTCCGGCAAACCGCGCATCGAGGCGCAGACAGCGTTCTCCGCGTCCGTCTCGGGCGGAGAGGAATGCCGGAACCGCTCCCGTGCGGTAAACTACTACTTCCGGCGACGGTTATTCCAATAAGGCGTTGAGTGCGTCCCGAAGCTCTTTCACGTTGTAGGGTTTCTTGAGGAACGCCTTGAAGCCCTGTTCACGATGGCTCGCGATTGCGGAATCATCGGAATATCCGCTCGATACGACAGCCCGCACTTCCGGGTCGATCTCACGCAGTTTCCGCATGGTCTCCATCCCTCCCATGCCACCCCGGATCGTCAGGTCCAGGATGACGACGTCGAAGGGCCTGCCCGACGCTTTTGCCTCCCGGTAGGCCTTGAGCGCCGCTTCTCCGTTCTCTACAAACACCGCCTCATGGCCGAGCTCGTGCAGCAATTCCCGAGTGACCATCCTGATCACTTCTTCATCGTCCATGACGAGGACCCGTCCCCGTCGGGAGCGGACGGGCGTTGCAGGCAGGGGCGGGGCCTCGGCCGCACGCTCGGACGCGGGGAGATGGATCGTAAAGGTCGAGCCCTTTCCCAGCTCCGAGGCGACGTTGATCTCCCCGCCGTGGTTCTTGATGATGGAGTAGGAGGTTGCGAGACCGAGCCCGCTCCCCTTTTCCTTGGTTGTGAAATAGGGGTCGAATATCCGCAGGAGATGATCTTGAGGAATGCCGGTTCCCTGGTCACTGATCAAGATCTCCACAAGGCTGCCGTCAGTTGCCGGCGCGTTCCGCGCCGAGAGAGCGATCGTGCCGCCGAGCGGCATCGCCTGGTCGGCGTTCAGCACGATGTTCTGGATCACCTGGCCGATCTGACCTGCGTCGGCCTCCACCGGGTTGAGACCCTCGTCTATGGAAAGGGTATAGTCATTGTGGGATCCGCTCAGAGCCAACCTCACCGCGTTCTCGATCACGGGCCTGAGCTCAATCACTTTCTTCAGCGGCTTCCCTCCTTTGGAAAAGGTCAGGAGCTGGTTGGTCAGGTTGACCGACGCATGCAGCGCCTTTTCGGCCTGTTCGAGCATGGCGAGCGACTTTTCCCGCTGGTCAAAGGTCAGCTTGGCCATGGAGATGAAACCGAAAACACCCTGCAGGAGATTGTTGAAGTCATGGGCGATGCCGCCGGCAAGTGTGCCGATGGACTCGATCTTCTGTGTCTTGAGCCTTTCATCTTCAAGGAGGCGTTGGTCCGTGGTGTCCCACACAATACCGTTGATCCTCACCGGCTGTCCTTTGTCGTCGCGGACCAGCCTGCCGCGGGCCGTGACATAATGAACGCTTCCTTCAGGCCAGATAACGCGAAACGCCGACTCGTAGTGCACATTTTGCTCAATGGTCCGGGCGAGCGAAGCCTTGATCTTCTCGTGATCCTCGGGATGCACTGCCCGGAAGAACTCCGCTTCGGTCCCGGAAAACGTAGCCGCTTCGATCCCCAACAGTTGACAGGTCAGGTTGTCCATATAGCGCCTGTTCTCCTTGATCTCCCAGCGCCATACGCCCATATGGGCCGATTGCAGCGCAAGGTCGAGCCGTGCCTGGTTCTCGCGCAGTGCCTCCTCCGCCCGCTTCCTCTCCGTAATATCCTGGATCACGGCCAGGGAGCGGACAACGCTGCCGGAGGCGTCCCGCTCGGCCGTCGCGGAAAGGAGCACGTCCGCCACATCGCCGTTCTTTTTTACCATCTGGAACGAAACGTCCTGCACC contains:
- the sodC gene encoding superoxide dismutase [Cu-Zn] SodC; protein product: MKLFIAAAALGMVLALAPALFADETVVPLNLISDQGIGKTIGSITLSDTPQGLKLAPALTDLAPGVHGFHVHDKPDCGPGMKDGKPAAGFAAGGHYDPMASGKHEGPMGKGHLGDLPALVVDKDGKATAPVVAPRLKLSDVRGRSIMIHAGGDNYADAPAPLGGGGGRVACGVIK
- a CDS encoding M20/M25/M40 family metallo-hydrolase — its product is MTERAGYVLRLRQNSLPRPLFMLAIVLLLAWHPLVLHAAGLPHHTLTVSLDPGRHKLSASDTITVPGDFPREFTFALHAGLNPSSPDPGVHIRKKARQDADAPLEVFLVTLPRGANTFTVAYSGSIYHPLIASQNQARGFDQTPGSIAGEGVYLAASSAWYPLLETDFFTFTLTIVLPVEWDAVSQGGRRLRDRMKTGESVEWDSPEPQNEIYLIASRFKTYEKTKGKLTAMVYLRTPDEGLASRYLDATMQYIAMYDRLIGPYPYAKFALVENFWETGFGMPSFTLLGPTVLRLPFIINTSYPHEILHNWWGNSVYPVYEKGNWSEGITAYLADHLLKEQQGQGADYRLTTLQKYADYVSSGRDFPLTRFTARHSPSTEAVGYGKALMFFHMLRLELGDKAFIKGLRDFYRDYKFHYATFADIDKSFSASSGRDLKAEFDQWITKTGAPEIRLENVRPRSNGQGSKDGNGSIIAFRMRQVQQGRPYRMHIPVAVTLEHAEQAYQTVVEMNEGEREFELAVPSRALRLDIDPEFDLFRRLDRGEVPPAITQPLGAKKMLVILPAIAGKKMLDAYRAFAQDLADAGPDAVDVKLDSEVSKLPIDRAVAVLGWENRFLQGLEPAWKEYEVSFGAKAIRINRTAIAKMNHSVVLTARNPGNRDAGLLFIAADRPEPLPGLGRKLPHYHKYSYLAFEGDEPANVAKGRWPVVDSPLTAFLDAKHVEMARLAPREALASLPPVYSEERMMETIRLLAGEMLKGREIGTPEIDRAAGYLALQFKQAGLLPGGDDGSFFQAWKDPSRGIVMKNVIGVIRGMNRKFSSQSVVIGAHYDHLGMGMNIGRTEDRGRIHPGADDNASGVAVLLELARVLKETLKPDRNIVFAAFTGEEEGKLGSNYYIKYGRAYPVSNCIGMVNLDTVGRLGRKKLLVLGGSSAKEWVHIFRGAWFVTGVEIDMVSENLDSSDQMSFQEAGVPAVQLFSGPHLDYHRPSDTIDTIDSAGLVKAASVTKEVVEYLSGREAPLTSTLKPGEAPPAGPKTERKVSLGTIPDFSFHGKGVRLSGVAEGSPSALAGMREGDVITGIDSQAVNDLKDFSDALKRAKPGEKLSISFTRNGKEMTVQTAVQAR
- a CDS encoding VOC family protein translates to MIRYTGVNHLALATGNMDETIRFWRDLLGMRLIAGLGKPGYRQYFLQVSDHDMIAFFEWPGVSPVEEKEHGRPVKGPFAFDHVAFGVQDEDELWKLKERFEAAGIWVSEVIDHGFIHSIYSFDPNGIPVEFSYYVPGTDVRKSPLMADREPTLLAREGAEPRFDRWPAAAAPTPREKRRIYPGAGSELFHGKKTNA